Genomic DNA from Ctenopharyngodon idella isolate HZGC_01 chromosome 1, HZGC01, whole genome shotgun sequence:
GGTAAATGAAAAAGCTCCAtactgtgaatatattgtaGTTGTATATGTACAGTACATTCTCAGTATCCCAAATTCTTAAGTGACATCAGAATATATATGAACCCTTAGAAAGaatgttattaaataatattaaaagttatAGAAAATGTATGGTGGCTTGACCTCTGTGTCGTCTTCATGCACTGTAACCTAATTTCTGCTGctcttaaaaacacaaacaaacaaatatttgtaacattttgaagaagtgaaaatgtatatatttttttaaaatacctaaatataaataataaagaaatataaacaaatgtaaaattattttggCACTTTATCCTGTTtacatcctgtttttttttgtttttttttattattaatatataatgcaAATGAAACCCTGCAATTCCAGGTGAAGGTAGTTGTGGAGGAAGATATAGACAGAATTGTGAATTGTCCCCTACTAAAAATCCTATCATATCCACTGTAACCCCAGGTGGACATTACTATGGGCATGGAGAGTGGTGACCTTTCAGACTTTGTGGAAAACGTGGAATGGGAGTGTCATGGCATGCCAGCCGTTAAGAACGTCATTATGTATGGCTGCTGCTCGGACCCTTACCCTGACATAACGTACACAGTCCTTCTCAAACGGCGATCTTCCTTCTACATCTTCAACTTGCTTCTGCCATGTTTCCTCATCTCCTTCCTGGCTCCGCTGGGCTTCTACCTGCCTGCTGATTCTGGGGAGAAGGTCTCACTGGGGGTGACGGTGCTGCTGGCTCTGACTGTATTTCAGCTGATGGTGGCAGAGAGTATGCCACCTTCAGAAAGTGTTCCACTAATTGGTGAGTTTACAGTTGAGCATAATGCTTAACAAGCTTTTGGAAATATTTGGATGAGCTCTCTTTTACTTTCTTTCCATTTCTCTCTGGCTACAGAATATGAATGTCGCTCAGGTTAGAGTGTTAAATGTGGTTCTATTTATACAGTTTGGTTATAAATGAGAGTGACAACCATATGCTTTTTATCACTGTCACTATAGTTACAGACCGTCCTTGTGGCTCAATTGGCCCCCTAGTGGCAGTTGTAGTTAACAATCAGTTAATTATTTCTGACGgctttttatgaatttaaatcCATTGTGTGATCTACATTATAACACAAGTTCAAGTTCAATATCTGCTAAATCTTTATtgtgatggtcccccaacagacattctactgactataagtaactttgcaagtatatgtcaacttattctaaccctaaccctaccagtctactaatactctactaacactctaatgagagttagtagacatgtacagtgctcagcgtaaatgagtacaccccctttgaaaagtaacattttaaacaatatctcaatgaacacaaaaacaatttccaaaatgttgacaagactaagttttatataacatctgtttaacttataacataaaagtaaggttaataatataacttagagtacaaaattttcagttttactcaaattagggtgatgcaaaaatgagtacaccctactgaaagtctctggagcaaagctaaattttggactacaaatgtctaatttaacaagaattcaaccacaggtgagtctaattattcattacacaggtgtccagcagacatttgactataaaagggtgttaaaaccccttcccatttcatgctgtcagcaatggcaccacatggaagagaaatgtcacacaagacctgagaaagaaaaaactttctttacaccagaaaggtgaaggctacaagaagatcagcaaagctttaattatcagtcagaatactgtagcaaaagtggtacaaaaatgtaaaaaagatggagctgcaaccatctcacaatGACGTCCAGGTcctccacggaagttaacacctcgacaggagcgtcttctgatgagaagggttgaagaaaatcggcatgcaagttcactgcagttatctaaagaagtagaaagccaaattggggtgactatttcccgtgacacggcccatgctgacaaagatcaGCTGGGACTccatactctggagtgatgagaccaagataaatgtttttggaactgatggtttcaaaactgtatggcgtcacaaaggtgaggaatacaaagaaaaacgcatggtgcctacagtgaaacattgtggtggcagtgtccttatgtagGGCTGCATGTgagctgctggtgtcggggagctgcatttcattgatggcatcatgaattcacagatgtactgctttatactgaaagagaagatgctaccatcactccgtgcccttggtcgtcgtgcacttttccaacatgacaatgatcctaaacacacatctaaggccactgttggatttctgaagaagaacagggtgaaagtgattcagtggccaagtatgtctcctgatctgaacccaatcgaacacctatggggaattctgaagagacagtTGAGTTGAGCATCActttccatccagcatccagtctctaaaagaggtcattcttgaagaatggaaaaagatagatgttgcaaaattgcAAAATGTCGCTAACTTGTTCAtcccatgcctagaagacttggtgctgtcattaaaaatcatggaggccatacaaaatactagatgtagtagtttttgttgtggggtgtactcatttttgcatcaccctaatttgagtaaaactgaaaaatgtgtaatctaagttatattattaaccttacttccatgttataagttaaacagacgttatattaaacttagtcttgtaaacattttggaaattgtttttgtgttcattgagattgtttaaaatgttactcatttatgctgagcactgtaggtgcaatgttacttatagtcaacagaatctattaaagggaccatcaaaataaagtttaaccAAAATGCTGTATATTTTGACAATACAGTACTTTTTTCTATCAGAAAAATCATAAACTAAACAAACAACCATTGTTGCCAAATACATTTAGGAATGATTACAAAAGTAAATCACAGTGACACATATCACTAAATGAAGACAAAGATGAAAAGGTatcttatttttgttgaaatatacCAGTATATTCATGCAAGGACAAACAATTCTTtgcgaaaattaaccatggttttactcaGATGCTGAGCAATCAGGTCAGGAGAGGGATTGTGGGAACTGTAGTGAAAGGGTATACTCAATACTCAGGAGAGGGGGCCCTCTGGTGGCTGTCTGAGGGAGCTTCAGAGTTTGCATGTGTAACACTGGCCTAGTAAAGAGGATGCttgtgacatttattttataacatttattttataacatttactTAATATATTGATAAATCATCTCCCAACCCTAATTCTGGTCTATTGTTTATCTTTTGAGATAAGCCATGGGTTCTCTACTCTGCCCTCaaggtccactttcctgcagagtttagctccaaccttgatcaaactcacctgcctataCCTGTCTAGTAttcctgaagacattgattagcaTGTTCAGATCTGTTTGATTAGGGGgaaaaactctgcaggaaggtgGACTTGTAgtgccagagttgagaacccctgtcATAAGCATTGAAAAATGGTTATGCAGACAGCGTACAATCCACTCCTCTAAGTTGTTTTATGAACAGGACAATCAAGTCACACCTGATAGTACATACAGTTGTCAATCCCAAACATTGATTGTGTTAATGTagtgtttttgttatttatccCTTGTTTGTGTCTTTCTTATAGGAAAATATTATATTGCAACAATGACCATGATAACAGCCTCTACATCATTGACTATCTTCATCATGAACATACACTTCTGTGGAGCGGAAGCAAAACCTGTGCCTCACTGGGCCAAAGTCCTGATAATAGACTACATGTCAAAGATCTTTTTTGTGTATGAGGTAGGGGAGAACTGCACCACACCAGAAAGCGACCGAGGCCCATTGTTCTCTGAAGACCCGCTGGCTAGCCTGGAGAGAGATGGGTATTTTGACAAAGGGTTTTATGGAGACTGTCAGCATGATGACAGAAACCACAGTCAGTTTAATGGGTATAATCACAGAGACCACCAGCATGGGAATGGGTACCATCACAACAACAGTGACTATCGGCAACATAGGAACCAGCATCAAAGGAGGACCCGCTCATCTTCAAATTCCCCTGTCCGACAGAGTGCCCATCATCCAAAATACACACACTACATTGGTCGGGATGGAAGTGATAAGCTCCCACTGACGAGCCAGGAAAAACTAAAAGATAGCGAACTCTCCATTCCAGAAAAACTTAATGGATTCACTTACGATCATGGCAATGGCTATCTCAATGGAGTTGGCTATCTCCATGATAATGGCTACAGCAAAACCTTTGGAGTAGATAGATACAATAAGACCCCCACTGGCACAGGATGTGTATGTGTCTGTGGCCAACATCAGAAAGTGGTGCGAAACATTGACTACATAGCTAACTGTTTCAGAGAGCAGAGGGCACACCAGGCAAAAGGGGCCGAGTGGAAGAAGGTTGCCAAGGTGATGGACAGGTTCTTCATGTGGGTATTTTTCATCATGGTATTCCTCATGAGTATCCTTGTCATGGCCAAGGCAACCTAGAGCCGTTTACACATTAAAGACACAATCAATTGATTATATATTGGGTAACTATATGTGTCAAAATAGTTactaattattcatttttatttcaaacaatAATTCCTATAATCCTGTATTTGTCTGTAAATGGGCTCATGTTCTACATTCAACTTAATATGTGTATTGCAGTTACAGCAGGAGTGTTAGTTGCTTGAATGTTCACTTTCTTCAttgtttactctattcttccaGTCAAGAAGATTCTCTGGTTGTAACAGTTAAAGAAATGGCATTAATATTTCAGGCGTAGACGTGTTCCCACATGTGTATATAGGGTAACACAATCTTTGTCTGGCATGGACACACATTAATAATGCACAATTAACCTTGCACATGCGTATGGACAGACATCCACACTATTgcacattaaaaatgcataaatagaTCAGTCTAGAAtgctgaacaaacacacacacattgcaaaACATCCTTGACCAGTGCTAACATGTACATTCTGCAACTTCTTTATTTACTTGTGTTAACTAAATTCTTTGATTTGCTATATTTATTCCTCTCTTTGATCTCTGcttacaatattttttacaaatggtgctacacaaataaaaactttagtAATTATAGAATCCTAGAATCTTAGAATCTtagactactgttcaaaaaaggcaaaagtgaaataaaaagagtttaagtaaaattaacacTGAAACCTCAAATTGCCTTCTGGAACGTGATTATATGCAGACATGACTCAATTCCTGAGTAAAGGTTAAATCAAGCCTCAAGACTCAAACGGCCAATTTACACTGTACCAACAGACACGATCAATGACAACAGACACTTTGTTGGGTTTTGTGTTTTTAGCGTGTTACCTCTGTTGGAGTCTGTTAGCATTGGTTGGCACTTGTTTTCAGCGACTGAACATGTTCAATTAGTGTTAGTCAGGTTGTGGAATATCTAAGAAGTGATGTACTATAATCTGGTGACTGTCCCTGTTGGTCTGCATCTGTCTGTGCAATGTGAATTGGCCTAAATGCAGGAGAGACTTcctttaacccttaaatgcatacctCAGGTCTTTATCGATCTGGGATATCATTCACTACCCtcctcctcattcattttttaaagttagacatcaaccttcttagtattcctcaatcgattcattataaacagtataacaataaaaaaatcttaaaattataaaagaatgcctgttttcacattcattttttgtaaaaaaaaaaaaaaaaaaaaaaaaaaaaaaaaatgtatatggtCACTAACAACCCGAGTTGTGTATcagtgtatgtatattttttctgcacaacaataatTGAATTTTTGATGATGGAATAagtgcaattcacctttattccacaaggtggcaatgtctgatacacaatgatgaagtgACGTTTCATTCAGACAGAAAACGAAAGAATATGAAGTATCATTAGCAAAACGTGAAATGGCTCAgcgatttactgcagagcaagtactgaaCGCAATCAAATATGACTGTCACTGTCAATTGATGGATCTGGTGAAGCTGTTTgcgatcaaaatattgattttcaagatgttaaaaatgatatagttttgagaatatgtttgagattGCAAATGAGCTCATATTCGCGATCTCAAACATGTTGTCAAAACTATAATTTGCTTAATGTACTGGAAAATGAGCTCTGAcgaggacagtgatgatggcataaaacatctgctcaaactgagcccttccaagctccaaaaggtaacaaaacatgctttttattcttctgtaattaTTACTCTAATATTAGTTGAGTTTTAAATTATCGTGACaggtatataaatatatgtacagtTTAAGTCACATTATGTTTGTTTACACATAGGCCACAAGACATTAATAAATTAAGAACTTTGTATCTTTCCTTTCCTATACTCCCAAAGCTAAGgaagtacactttaaaaaatttcACAATAGATCACAATAGTTGTACTTTCTGTGATTCTGAAATTGAAACAAcagtacatttgttttttgactGTTTAGAGACTTTTGGTCTAACATATGCGAGTGgcttaaaattacaattaatttgatttcttcattttttaaaaatgacttggTATAATAATGGAAGATGTACACATTCAATTTCTACTGAACAATATTATCATTTTGGGAAAGATTATATATTCATAACTGTAAGTGCCTTAAAACAAAGccattgttttctgtttttcagaAAGAATTTTGGATTTACTCTAAATCTTTAAgattgttaaaattaaaaagtgaaaGAAGACTACTTGGTTCACTGAAGAAATTTAAACCATTAGAAGACCCGGTTGTataattttttcctttttcttgtcGTCCCCCCCCCCCATATTTTTGTTTCCTTTCTATAGAGTTGTGCTCGGTTATTTagtgattttatgttttttttgtattggctttaaaaaaaagaccACAAGACATAATAATAACTGAATTTATctgaattaatatatttttctgaataataaataaataaataaataaataaatgtctcgctacatgaacacaaaaaagaaaatatatttttataatttttaatggaAATGTACCAATATAATCATGGCATGCAAAGACAAACAAGTGCAAACTAAGATGTAATGTCCTCTCCTCCCTTCCCAGTCAAGATACTAAAGTGTAGTTGTTTTATGGAGCCAGATCAGTCTCAAAAATagtacatttacaaaacaaaattcataaatgcacagcacaattcacatttacaaaatgtgatttgtaaATTCAAAACACAATTCATAAATACACAAGTAAAATTAGATTTACAAAATCCGATTCATAACTTCAAAACACAATTCATAAATACACAAGTAAAAGCATAAATATTTCTTCAAATGCTCACACAAATGTATATTacctaaataaatttaaaatgtttacacaaatatgtatatatcaaGTTCTTGAATTAATTTCCATCACACATTTATGAATGATGTTACATGTATTTATGGAATCTGCATTTGTAAATCGTCACACATGCGTGGACTGCTTTGAATTTGTGTGTGGTATTTTTGAGACCTTCCTGGCAGGTTAAGATTCATAAATATCTTCTGTTCTGTTTAGCCAATTGCGGTGAGCTTTTAAtccaccaatcaaaatgctcctTACTGAACAGACTCAAGAAGCCCAATGCTGCGCTTGTACTGTGCATTGTTACATGATCGTAAAGACGTAAAATGTCTTTatgtaaagacattttaatgggTAGGCTACTCTTTTTTTTAGCACATGATTACAATTTctacaaaatcacattatgatttATATCGTTCGCACAAAATACAGCTACCCGGTTGTGATATTAAACAGTTTAAAGGGGGgagtataatgctatttcatgcattctgacttatttacactgttaaagagttggattctcatgctaaacatggccaaagtttcaaaacacgagttggatgtATGCCAAAAGTACTCTTCCACATACTCTTAAATTTCAGgatctttttttcgagtatgtacctgtgtgacatcagaaaggtcggaattccttgtatgggcacttctcccagaagagcgcgcgcgcacacatcgaccagagcgagagagcaagagcatgcccatcaacgtgcttcgttcggctttacggaagtcatcGGCAGCCCTACACAGGACTTACTCGAGAAAGATTtgttactttgtttttagaccacgaaatcaacaatgtcaccaaagaagtgtgtttttggttgtgagggaaagataaccttgcttcccaaagaacccagtgttcagtggagctgagagatttgtgctcacgcattacatcgatgcgctctcgatatttgttattaaaacaaCCATAGAAattgatagttgcaatcacttttttattggttaaaatgaatggagaatatctcgtgtttttccgtggctgcttgagccctcaggatcggcgcttatggttatATAaactacgctggatttacagatcgtttgaaactgaaagatggagcggtcacagcaataatgatcccggtcatgagtcggaacagcaggtggtgagtaaaactgcttcaaatgtctgttttgttggcaataggcacctaagtgcatataatgtaaacaacacgaacgtagtgaattcataaattcattattcatcattcactatacactatattcattatagtgattcaaaagttatccatggataatgcgatggtgtattgtgtgtgtttaaatagagttgtttagctgaccgaccattgatagcttgcagacgatcactacgcaaaagctgcgcgtgctccTCACTCTTTAACTCCACACACATGACACGCCTCCAGgcactcggctgttttcggaaagactcggtacagcgtatgatttataaatatgataaaactaaagacttttcggcgatatgaaggatgctatactattctatatgtactca
This window encodes:
- the chrna9a gene encoding neuronal acetylcholine receptor subunit alpha-9-I, with protein sequence MFFSLVVFSAQGRFAQKLLNDLMENYSNALRPVEDTDKALNVTLQITLSQIKDMDERNQVLTTYLWVRQIWHDAYLRWDKDEYDGLEVIRIPSDLVWRPDIVLYNNADEEDSSGPPGTNVVLRYNGEITWDSPAITKSSCKVDVSYFPFDSQECNLTFGSWTYNGNQVDITMGMESGDLSDFVENVEWECHGMPAVKNVIMYGCCSDPYPDITYTVLLKRRSSFYIFNLLLPCFLISFLAPLGFYLPADSGEKVSLGVTVLLALTVFQLMVAESMPPSESVPLIGKYYIATMTMITASTSLTIFIMNIHFCGAEAKPVPHWAKVLIIDYMSKIFFVYEVGENCTTPESDRGPLFSEDPLASLERDGYFDKGFYGDCQHDDRNHIDRYNKTPTGTGCVCVCGQHQKVVRNIDYIANCFREQRAHQAKGAEWKKVAKVMDRFFMWVFFIMVFLMSILVMAKAT